The following are encoded together in the Bradyrhizobium genosp. L genome:
- a CDS encoding RlmE family RNA methyltransferase produces the protein MAKDTTGRLHVTVKSGGKRKLSSKLWLERQLNDPYVAKAKALGYRSRAAFKLLEIDDKYRMLKPGMTVVDLGAAPGGWSQIAAKRTGAVDGKGKVVAIDLLEMGEIAGVTFAQLDFLDADAPEILIAMMGGRADIVMSDMAANTTGHRKTDQLRIIGLVETAAHFACEVLNPGGAFLAKVFQSGADAELLAQLKRDFASIRHVKPSASRQDSSERYVLATGFRG, from the coding sequence ATGGCGAAAGACACCACCGGGCGGCTGCATGTCACGGTCAAGAGCGGCGGCAAGCGCAAGCTGTCGTCAAAACTCTGGCTGGAGCGCCAGCTCAACGATCCCTACGTCGCCAAGGCCAAGGCGCTGGGCTATCGCTCGCGCGCCGCCTTCAAGCTGCTCGAGATCGACGACAAGTACCGCATGCTCAAGCCCGGCATGACGGTGGTCGACCTCGGCGCCGCGCCCGGCGGCTGGAGCCAGATCGCGGCGAAGCGCACCGGCGCGGTCGACGGCAAGGGCAAGGTGGTCGCGATCGATCTCCTGGAGATGGGCGAGATCGCCGGCGTCACCTTCGCCCAGCTCGACTTCCTCGATGCTGACGCGCCGGAAATACTGATCGCGATGATGGGCGGCCGCGCCGATATCGTGATGTCCGACATGGCCGCCAACACCACCGGCCACCGCAAGACCGACCAGCTCCGCATCATCGGCCTGGTCGAGACCGCCGCTCACTTTGCCTGCGAGGTGCTCAACCCCGGCGGCGCGTTCCTTGCCAAGGTGTTCCAGAGCGGCGCCGACGCAGAGCTGCTGGCGCAGCTCAAGCGAGATTTCGCCAGCATCCGCCACGTCAAGCCGTCCGCGAGCCGGCAGGATTCGTCGGAGCGCTATGTGCTGGCGACGGGGTTTCGCGGTTAG
- a CDS encoding Ppx/GppA phosphatase family protein, with product MTDDVRLCDGAGAGEAPSGLAAAGAETGVYAALDLGTNNCRLLIACPAGDGFRVVDSFSRIIRLGEGIAATGAISEAAIARAIAALSICSDKIRYRKARRLRLIATEACRAAGNAESFRARVAAETGIKLEVIDRETEATLAVIGCSPLLDPKGRGAILFDIGGGSTELVRIERDPDAPDAPPRIKAWMSIPLGVVTLAEHFGGKNVTRELYGRMVDEVAQHVAPFAAEHGADLQDMHLLGTSGTVTTLAGVFQNLPRYDRRRIDGIWMNDCDVTATIQRLLAMSYDQRINNNCISVERADLVLAGCAILDAIRNVFPLPRLRVADRGLREGMLVEMMREDGALRVC from the coding sequence ATGACGGACGATGTGCGGCTTTGCGACGGCGCCGGCGCCGGCGAAGCCCCGTCAGGGTTGGCTGCGGCAGGCGCGGAAACCGGCGTCTATGCCGCGCTCGACCTTGGCACCAACAACTGCCGGCTCCTGATCGCCTGTCCGGCTGGCGACGGGTTCCGCGTGGTCGATTCCTTCTCGCGGATCATCCGGCTCGGCGAGGGCATCGCCGCGACCGGCGCGATCAGCGAGGCCGCGATCGCGCGCGCCATCGCCGCGCTTTCCATTTGCAGCGACAAGATCCGCTATCGCAAGGCGCGCCGGCTGCGGCTGATCGCCACCGAAGCCTGCCGCGCCGCCGGCAATGCCGAGAGCTTTCGCGCCCGCGTCGCGGCCGAGACCGGCATCAAGCTCGAGGTGATCGACCGCGAGACCGAGGCGACGCTCGCGGTGATCGGCTGCTCGCCGTTGCTCGATCCCAAGGGGCGGGGCGCCATCCTGTTCGACATCGGCGGCGGCTCGACCGAGCTGGTGCGGATCGAGCGCGACCCCGACGCGCCGGACGCGCCGCCGCGGATCAAGGCCTGGATGTCGATCCCGCTCGGCGTCGTGACGCTGGCCGAGCACTTCGGCGGCAAGAACGTCACCAGGGAATTGTACGGGCGCATGGTCGACGAGGTCGCCCAGCATGTCGCGCCGTTCGCGGCCGAGCATGGCGCCGACCTGCAAGACATGCACCTGCTCGGCACCTCAGGCACCGTGACCACGCTCGCCGGCGTGTTCCAGAATTTGCCGCGCTACGACCGCCGCCGCATCGACGGCATCTGGATGAACGATTGCGACGTCACTGCGACGATCCAGCGGCTGCTCGCGATGAGCTACGATCAGCGCATCAACAACAACTGCATCAGCGTCGAGCGCGCCGATCTGGTACTCGCCGGCTGTGCCATACTCGACGCCATCCGCAACGTCTTCCCGCTGCCGCGGTTGCGCGTCGCCGACCGCGGCCTGCGCGAGGGCATGCTGGTCGAGATGATGCGCGAGGACGGCGCGCTCCGCGTGTGCTAG
- a CDS encoding DHA2 family efflux MFS transporter permease subunit encodes MNKERLIPLIVATALFMENMDSTVIATSLPAIAADIGTSPLTLKLAITSYLLSLAVFIPASGWTADRFGARIVFAGAVAVFMLGSIGCALSSSVTDFVFARILQGLGGAMMTPVGRLVLLRSVDKSALVNAMAWVTVPALIGPVIGPPLGGFITTYFSWHWIFLINIPIGLLGIVMALKYIDPIKSVDPERFDLYGLVLAGIGLAGIAFGLSVAGLNLLPWPIIALLVGVGTISMTLYVMHAKRTGSPVLDFSLLRLSTMRAAIVGGFMFRLGIGALPFLLPLLMQVGFGLSPFQSGLVTFASAVGAMGMKTLAARIIRAFGFRNMMTVNAVVSSAFLAACALFTISTPLMLIFTILVVGGFFRSLQFTAINTVAYAEIEAPQMSRATTLVSVNQQLAVSAGVAVGAFSVETTLALHHQTELSADVFAPAFIVVSLISAASCWFFWQMPVDAGNEIAGRKAIDISSRKGAERRAAADAVKVATEDTQNARDQRLG; translated from the coding sequence ATGAACAAAGAACGCCTGATCCCGCTCATCGTGGCCACCGCCCTGTTCATGGAGAACATGGATTCCACGGTGATCGCGACCTCGCTGCCGGCGATTGCCGCCGACATCGGCACCAGCCCGCTGACCCTCAAGCTGGCGATCACCTCCTATCTGCTGTCACTCGCGGTGTTCATCCCGGCGAGCGGCTGGACTGCCGATCGATTCGGCGCGCGCATCGTGTTTGCCGGCGCGGTCGCCGTGTTCATGCTGGGCTCGATCGGCTGCGCGCTGTCGTCCTCGGTGACCGACTTCGTGTTCGCCCGCATCCTGCAGGGCCTCGGCGGGGCGATGATGACGCCGGTCGGGCGGCTGGTGCTGCTGCGCTCGGTCGACAAGAGCGCGCTGGTCAACGCGATGGCCTGGGTGACGGTGCCGGCGCTGATAGGCCCGGTGATCGGGCCGCCGCTCGGCGGCTTCATCACCACCTATTTCTCCTGGCACTGGATCTTCCTGATCAACATCCCGATCGGGCTGCTCGGCATCGTCATGGCGCTGAAATATATCGACCCGATCAAGAGCGTCGATCCGGAGCGGTTCGATCTCTATGGCCTCGTGCTCGCCGGCATCGGGCTTGCCGGCATCGCCTTTGGGCTCTCGGTCGCAGGCCTCAATCTGTTGCCGTGGCCGATCATCGCGCTGCTGGTCGGCGTCGGCACGATCTCGATGACGCTCTATGTCATGCACGCCAAGCGGACGGGATCGCCGGTGCTGGATTTCTCGCTGCTGCGGCTGTCGACGATGCGCGCGGCGATCGTCGGCGGCTTCATGTTCCGGCTTGGCATCGGCGCGCTGCCGTTCCTGCTACCGCTGTTGATGCAGGTCGGCTTCGGGCTGTCGCCGTTCCAGTCCGGCCTCGTCACCTTCGCGTCTGCCGTCGGCGCCATGGGCATGAAGACGCTGGCGGCGCGGATCATCCGCGCCTTCGGCTTCCGCAACATGATGACCGTCAATGCGGTGGTCTCCTCCGCCTTCCTGGCCGCCTGCGCCCTGTTCACGATCTCGACGCCGCTGATGCTGATCTTCACGATCCTGGTGGTCGGCGGTTTCTTCCGCTCGCTGCAATTCACCGCGATCAACACCGTGGCCTATGCCGAGATCGAGGCGCCGCAGATGAGCCGCGCCACCACGCTGGTCAGCGTCAATCAGCAACTCGCGGTGTCCGCGGGCGTCGCGGTCGGCGCCTTCTCCGTTGAAACCACGCTGGCGCTGCATCACCAGACCGAACTGTCCGCCGACGTGTTCGCGCCGGCCTTCATCGTGGTGTCGCTGATCTCGGCGGCGTCGTGCTGGTTCTTCTGGCAGATGCCTGTTGACGCGGGCAACGAGATCGCAGGCCGCAAGGCGATCGACATCTCGAGCCGCAAGGGCGCCGAGAGGCGCGCCGCCGCTGACGCCGTCAAGGTCGCGACCGAGGACACCCAGAACGCGCGGGATCAGCGGTTGGGGTGA